The following proteins are co-located in the Salvelinus namaycush isolate Seneca unplaced genomic scaffold, SaNama_1.0 Scaffold419, whole genome shotgun sequence genome:
- the LOC120041217 gene encoding CD276 antigen-like — protein sequence MKTDRFRNKRGTVQHIVALVGDDVILPCTLRSTVSAVHQTVEWQRPDLKPKEVHLYRDEKEDLVLQNPVFRGRTSLFKEELENGNASLKLTRVKLSDAGNYTCYIPLLDHQKSIIQLIVGESTHLLTTQTPLGDRSHEIKGAASRPVIIIEGIKGDEVVLRCEAEDCYPEPVMEWWDAHGRVLPAAGPTETSRDREGCYTVTSHVNVPNSDNNTFTCRVQQLDIRHMKERQIHVPGTVDVSNEEEQGDDEE from the exons GTACAGTTCAGCACATTGTGGCCTTAGTTGGTGATGACGTCATCCTGCCTTGCACCCTGAGAAGCACTGTCAGTGCTGTGCATCAGACAGTAGAGTGGCAGAGACCGGACCTAAAACCAAAAGAGGTCCATCTTTACAGAGATGAGAAGGAGGATCTGGTGCTCCAGAATCCAGTCTTCAGGGGAAGGACGTCACTGTTTAAAGAAGAACTAGAGAACGGCAACGCTAGTTTAAAGTTGACCAGAGTGAAACTGTCTGATGCTGGAAACTACACCTGTTACATTCCACTGCTGGACCACCAGAAAAGCATCATTCAACTCATTGTTGGTGAGTCAACACACCTGCTGACCACCCAAACCCCCTTAGGAGACAGATCTCATGAAATCAAGG GTGCTGCATCTAGACCAGTTATCATCATTGAGGGAATCAAAGGCGATGAGGTGGTCCTGCGGTGTGAGGCTGAAGACTGCTACCCAGAGCCTGTCATGGAGTGGTGGGACGCTCATGGACGTGTCCTCCCTGCTGCTGGACCTACAGAGACATCCAGAGACCGTGAAGGCTGCTACACTGTGACAAGCCATGTTAACGTCCCCAACTCTGACAACAACACCTTCACCTGTCGGGTTCAACAGTTGGACATCAGACACATGAAGGAGAGACAGATTCACGTTCCAG GAACCGTTGACGTCAGTAATGAAGAAGAACAAGGAGACGACGAAGAATGA